The following proteins are co-located in the Corynebacterium aquilae DSM 44791 genome:
- a CDS encoding ATP-dependent DNA helicase codes for MSTTTTTATSQQLHTRTDPRDTGVRPERRLLSAVHPRIIVDTSLPEPDAPHAIPDNASKLIGASGHWRVTGPAGSGVTTLLVEAALARIDAGIHPDRVVIVTASKESANRIRRLLATRLAARNFATAGKMVRSVHAFAFAILNDYSAHLSQPAPRLLTGAEHDAIMREMLLGHAEDGGAYWPEHLQPALPLVGFARSLRDFILRAQERGITAATLKKWGADFDRELWTASGHFLDEYQAIANLSGLQQLNASELTSRALAAINDPDSPNFRLETLQRIDTLIVDDAQQLDPVAAQLIQEFRQEIPTTIIAGDPHQAVFRFRGANPRFLSELPVTPDHDITLDKTHRNPHRKALITCERAATEPAIIADILRRSHLIEGNQWADHVVIVRESSNIASIKRALLAAGVPVHQDATDLVLAEHPLVNQLLLAITAALRPLEVTEVEALVLGPVGGADPVTLRKLIRGVRQAEMARGGRRRSLVILRELLHPSAETTKEEHDRQIAEIIGPLTAAEKAIFEHLYAVISAAKTAIDAGESVEQILWAAWEKTGLGNSLSAVALRGGARGSQADHALDAMMALFDMAGDFVERRPTASIASFIDTVNAQQLPTSARDRRTAMPDAVSILTAHGVSGQQWPHVIIAGVQEDSWPTIGETGTLFGQEELIDLNDDGLDPRLHVSRAGDKLAEELRLFELSLARATETIVVTTVNSPEEAQLVPSRFLEDLGEDYQRYSGEAIMSGHLAHLIGGEIPEPDSENSGALASTEEPPTLATLGQDSDDAKRQRQELIEHTEGLLLPSPLLAVPTMVAELRRFASDDAVPERVRKQAATQLARLAAAGIHSAHPDYWWGAVEPSTRTPLVEDSAPVVLSPSAVESLTTCPARHVITRALPGPLGETTSMHTGTLLHAIAEAVSNGVDIRVLRGLAHDTYDTMISGPQWEQDRLHRRLDGIIDNIVAWVSRRDAAADAVATEVDITVDIDLSQPAADGQPPAEDARPTRIRGRVDRLETYSDGLRIVDIKTGNQPTTKEKAATNPQLATYQYAFEHAVADGHGGFSTAPKGQGQTVAGAQLAYVAKPSSRTVVTERDQPALDDDSRQVIRNLLADAARASIGPSVLAKKNPTCTSCPIRIVCPVSAEGKATTHEP; via the coding sequence GTGAGTACAACAACGACCACGGCCACCTCCCAGCAGCTCCACACCCGCACAGACCCCCGCGACACCGGGGTACGCCCCGAACGCCGACTCCTCTCCGCAGTCCACCCCCGCATCATCGTCGACACATCCCTACCGGAGCCGGACGCACCCCACGCCATCCCCGACAACGCCAGCAAGCTCATCGGAGCCAGCGGACACTGGCGCGTCACCGGGCCGGCAGGCAGCGGCGTGACCACCCTGCTAGTGGAAGCAGCGCTGGCCCGCATCGACGCCGGAATCCACCCCGACCGGGTGGTCATCGTCACCGCATCCAAAGAATCCGCCAACCGCATCCGCCGCCTCCTGGCGACCCGCCTGGCCGCCCGCAACTTCGCGACCGCCGGAAAAATGGTCCGCAGCGTCCACGCCTTCGCCTTCGCCATCCTCAACGACTACTCGGCCCACCTGTCGCAACCCGCACCCCGACTGCTCACCGGCGCCGAACACGACGCCATCATGCGAGAAATGCTGCTCGGACATGCCGAAGACGGCGGCGCCTACTGGCCCGAACACCTCCAGCCCGCGCTGCCACTGGTGGGATTCGCCCGCTCCTTGAGGGACTTCATCCTGCGCGCCCAAGAACGCGGCATCACCGCAGCCACCCTAAAGAAATGGGGCGCCGACTTCGACCGCGAACTATGGACAGCCAGCGGACACTTCCTCGACGAATACCAAGCCATCGCCAACCTATCCGGCCTGCAACAACTCAACGCCTCAGAACTAACCTCCCGGGCGCTCGCAGCCATCAACGACCCAGACTCGCCAAACTTCCGCCTGGAAACCCTCCAACGCATCGACACCCTCATCGTCGATGACGCCCAACAGCTCGACCCGGTAGCGGCACAACTCATCCAAGAGTTCCGCCAAGAAATCCCCACCACCATCATCGCCGGAGACCCCCACCAAGCCGTGTTCCGCTTCCGCGGCGCAAACCCCCGCTTCCTCAGCGAACTTCCAGTCACACCCGACCACGACATCACCCTGGATAAAACCCACCGCAACCCCCACCGTAAAGCCCTGATCACCTGCGAACGGGCCGCCACCGAACCCGCCATCATCGCCGATATTCTGCGCCGCAGCCACCTCATCGAAGGCAACCAATGGGCCGACCACGTCGTCATCGTTCGCGAAAGCAGCAACATCGCCAGCATCAAACGGGCGCTGCTGGCCGCCGGCGTACCCGTCCACCAGGACGCCACCGACCTGGTACTTGCCGAACACCCACTGGTCAACCAACTACTCCTGGCCATCACCGCGGCGCTGCGCCCCCTGGAAGTCACAGAAGTCGAAGCCCTCGTCCTCGGGCCGGTCGGCGGAGCCGACCCAGTGACACTACGCAAACTCATCCGCGGCGTGCGCCAAGCCGAAATGGCCCGCGGAGGCCGCCGCCGCTCCCTGGTCATCCTGCGCGAACTTCTGCACCCGAGCGCCGAGACCACCAAAGAAGAACACGACCGCCAGATCGCCGAGATCATCGGCCCCCTCACCGCCGCAGAAAAAGCTATCTTCGAGCACCTTTACGCGGTGATCTCCGCCGCCAAAACAGCAATCGACGCCGGAGAATCCGTGGAACAGATCCTCTGGGCGGCATGGGAAAAAACCGGGCTGGGCAACAGCCTGTCCGCAGTCGCACTTCGCGGCGGAGCCCGCGGCTCCCAAGCCGACCACGCGCTAGACGCCATGATGGCGCTTTTTGATATGGCCGGCGATTTCGTGGAACGACGCCCCACCGCCAGCATCGCCAGCTTCATCGACACCGTCAACGCCCAACAGCTACCCACCAGCGCCCGCGATCGCCGCACCGCCATGCCCGACGCAGTCAGCATCCTCACCGCCCACGGCGTCAGTGGCCAACAATGGCCCCACGTCATCATCGCCGGCGTCCAAGAAGACTCCTGGCCCACCATCGGGGAAACCGGAACCCTTTTCGGGCAAGAAGAACTCATCGACCTCAACGACGATGGACTCGACCCGCGACTGCACGTGTCCCGCGCCGGGGACAAACTGGCTGAGGAACTGCGCCTGTTCGAGTTGAGCCTGGCGCGCGCCACCGAAACCATCGTGGTGACGACGGTGAACAGCCCCGAAGAAGCCCAGCTGGTGCCCTCCAGATTCTTAGAGGATTTGGGCGAGGACTACCAGCGATACAGTGGGGAAGCGATCATGTCTGGGCATCTTGCGCACCTCATCGGGGGCGAAATCCCTGAGCCCGATAGCGAGAACTCCGGTGCGCTTGCGTCCACCGAGGAGCCCCCCACCCTAGCTACCCTGGGGCAAGACTCGGATGATGCTAAGCGGCAGCGCCAGGAATTGATTGAGCACACCGAGGGGCTGTTGTTGCCGTCGCCACTGTTGGCGGTGCCGACGATGGTTGCCGAGCTGCGGCGCTTTGCCAGCGATGACGCGGTGCCCGAGCGGGTGCGAAAACAGGCAGCAACCCAGCTTGCCCGCTTGGCGGCGGCCGGTATCCATAGCGCGCACCCGGACTATTGGTGGGGTGCGGTGGAGCCGAGCACCCGCACACCACTGGTGGAGGACTCCGCCCCGGTGGTGCTGTCACCATCGGCGGTTGAGTCCCTTACGACCTGCCCCGCCCGCCATGTGATCACGCGCGCCCTTCCAGGGCCATTGGGTGAGACCACGAGCATGCACACCGGTACGCTGCTGCACGCGATCGCTGAGGCAGTGTCCAATGGGGTTGATATTCGGGTGTTGCGTGGGCTGGCCCATGACACCTACGACACGATGATTTCCGGCCCCCAGTGGGAGCAAGACCGCCTGCACCGTCGACTAGATGGCATCATCGACAACATTGTCGCCTGGGTGAGCCGTCGCGATGCGGCAGCCGACGCGGTTGCTACTGAGGTCGACATCACCGTCGATATTGATCTGTCCCAACCCGCAGCCGATGGGCAGCCACCTGCCGAGGATGCGCGGCCGACCCGGATTCGGGGGCGGGTTGACCGGCTGGAAACCTATAGTGACGGGTTGCGGATCGTCGATATTAAAACCGGCAATCAGCCGACGACGAAGGAAAAAGCCGCCACCAACCCCCAGCTTGCGACGTACCAGTATGCCTTTGAGCATGCGGTCGCCGATGGGCACGGTGGTTTTTCGACCGCGCCAAAGGGCCAGGGGCAGACGGTGGCGGGCGCCCAGCTGGCCTACGTGGCGAAGCCGTCGTCGCGCACGGTGGTCACCGAAAGGGATCAGCCGGCACTCGACGACGACAGCCGCCAGGTGATCCGCAACCTTTTAGCGGATGCCGCCCGCGCAAGCATTGGCCCCAGCGTTCTTGCGAAAAAAAATCCCACCTGTACGAGCTGCCCGATCCGGATTGTGTGCCCGGTGAGTGCGGAAGGAAAAGCGACGACCCATGAACCTTGA